In the Marinitoga hydrogenitolerans DSM 16785 genome, TTTCCTGATGGCACATACCAGGGGTTATCTCAAGTAAATAGATACCAACTTACAGTAGCATTAGATAGAGCTTTGAAATATGTAGAACAACAATTATTTGCAACATTAGCAGAAAAAGTAGTAACTCTTGATAAACAGGTTCAAGAAATCTCTAAAGAATCAAAAGGATTATCAAAAGCAGAAGTAAATGCAATGATTAAAAGTGCTATTGCAAATATAGACACAACATCATTGGACAAAAAAATAAATGAATTAGAAACATCTATAAACGAATTAAAAAGTGCTTATGACGTTATTAGCTATTTGAGTTCGAAAATTGATAATGTTGAAAAGAAAGTATCTGAATTGGAATCAAATAAAGCATTAGAAGAAAGAATAAATTCATTAGAAATGGAATTAAGCACATTAAAAGCATTGTCAACAGACTTAACTTCCTTAAAAAAAGAGGTAGCTTCAAATAAAGCAGCAATAGAATCAATAGGTGTATTGGCTAATAAAATTGCCGAATTAGAAAATAAAGTAAATGCAGTTGATTTAGATAGCATAAAAGCTGAAATAGCAAAATTCGATTCAAAATTGTCCTTAAAAGCAAATATTGATGCAGTTAATACAACAATAGATGAAAAAGTTAGTGAATATTTAAAAGATTATGTTAAAGTAGAAGACTTAAACAAAGTATCGTTAGAAATTCAATCTCTAAATT is a window encoding:
- a CDS encoding S-layer homology domain-containing protein; translated protein: MKKLLIILMVLALAVFSFAATTYKDVPVNHWAFDSIERLSSLGIIEGFPDGTYQGLSQVNRYQLTVALDRALKYVEQQLFATLAEKVVTLDKQVQEISKESKGLSKAEVNAMIKSAIANIDTTSLDKKINELETSINELKSAYDVISYLSSKIDNVEKKVSELESNKALEERINSLEMELSTLKALSTDLTSLKKEVASNKAAIESIGVLANKIAELENKVNAVDLDSIKAEIAKFDSKLSLKANIDAVNTTIDEKVSEYLKDYVKVEDLNKVSLEIQSLNSKVSDLESSYKVLGDSYNELNSKLEKIESNLMNNGEKVKELELKFDNYVTKDALKEYPTFADLKNYPTFGDLNSTLKNYALKTDLDKYAVKSDIDAKFGNYVTKTDLENELAKYATSDAVVEKARIDKIEKKANQAYWLSWIGIISGLAGLGILMYNSIP